A genomic stretch from Sphingorhabdus pulchriflava includes:
- the fliP gene encoding flagellar type III secretion system pore protein FliP (The bacterial flagellar biogenesis protein FliP forms a type III secretion system (T3SS)-type pore required for flagellar assembly.), translated as MRLSLLIPAALIAAFFLLLPAQAMAQPSGGAMDRALIEIAGNGRPLSLSLQILLLMGLLTILPSLVLMMTSFTRIIIVLSILRHALGLQQTPPNQVLVGLSLFLSLFVMQPVMSEINQAAITPYGEQQIGIEEAVGRAGKSLHGFMTAQTRSNDLAQFTKLAKSPPFASPTDIPFSILLPAFVTSELKTAFQIGFLIFLPFLIIDLIVASALMSLGMMMLSPTIVSMPFKLLLFVLVDGWALTMGSLAASFAGG; from the coding sequence ATGCGCCTTAGTTTGCTCATCCCCGCCGCTCTGATCGCCGCATTCTTTCTGCTACTCCCGGCGCAGGCGATGGCACAGCCGAGCGGCGGGGCAATGGATCGGGCGTTAATCGAAATCGCAGGCAACGGTCGCCCGCTTTCGCTATCGCTGCAGATTCTGCTGCTGATGGGGCTGCTAACGATATTGCCCTCGCTGGTGCTGATGATGACGAGCTTTACGCGGATCATCATCGTGCTGTCGATCCTGCGTCATGCTTTGGGATTGCAGCAAACGCCACCCAATCAAGTGCTGGTTGGCCTGAGCCTTTTCCTGTCGCTGTTCGTAATGCAGCCGGTAATGTCGGAGATCAACCAAGCAGCAATCACTCCCTATGGCGAACAGCAGATCGGCATTGAAGAAGCGGTAGGTCGAGCGGGCAAATCATTGCACGGTTTCATGACGGCGCAAACGCGCAGCAACGATCTGGCGCAGTTCACCAAATTGGCCAAATCACCACCCTTTGCCAGCCCGACCGATATCCCCTTTTCAATACTTCTGCCCGCCTTCGTGACCAGTGAGCTGAAGACCGCGTTTCAAATCGGCTTCCTGATCTTCCTGCCTTTTCTTATCATCGACCTGATTGTGGCATCGGCATTGATGTCGCTCGGCATGATGATGTTGTCGCCGACCATTGTTTCGATGCCTTTCAAATTGTTGTTGTTCGTCCTTGTCGATGGCTGGGCCTTGACCATGGGATCGCTCGCGGCGTCCTTTGCAGGAGGATAG
- a CDS encoding flagellar biosynthetic protein FliO, translating into MILDYLLRLALLLPLVGALAWGSLWLWKRLQIGMPVAPTRDQLIRIAELRPIGAGTKLAVLEFGGKQLLVAITRTGVTSLAIDDRGEFDAP; encoded by the coding sequence GTGATCCTCGACTATCTGCTGCGTCTGGCGCTGTTGCTGCCACTGGTAGGGGCGCTCGCGTGGGGCTCGTTATGGCTTTGGAAGCGATTGCAGATCGGCATGCCGGTTGCGCCAACACGGGATCAATTGATCCGCATTGCCGAATTGCGACCGATTGGGGCTGGAACAAAACTGGCGGTTCTCGAATTCGGCGGCAAGCAGTTGCTGGTCGCGATTACACGCACCGGCGTTACATCGCTTGCAATCGACGACAGGGGTGAATTCGATGCGCCTTAG
- the fliN gene encoding flagellar motor switch protein FliN, protein MSDMSEAPRRGPSAPTAAKNFNLLAGVNIRLSVEVGSTLMTLAELAALDEGSVVALDRQTDEPLDICANGSRIARGEIVAVDGRYGIRITQLVSADSAYSGQERNP, encoded by the coding sequence ATGAGCGATATGAGTGAAGCCCCGCGGCGCGGCCCCAGTGCGCCGACCGCCGCGAAAAATTTCAACTTGTTGGCTGGAGTGAATATTCGCCTTTCGGTTGAGGTTGGGTCAACGCTGATGACGCTGGCCGAGCTGGCCGCGCTGGATGAAGGCAGTGTAGTTGCACTCGACCGGCAGACCGATGAACCCCTCGACATATGCGCCAATGGCAGCCGCATAGCGCGTGGAGAGATTGTTGCGGTCGATGGTCGCTACGGCATCCGGATTACCCAGCTGGTTTCTGCGGACAGCGCCTATTCCGGTCAGGAGAGAAATCCGTGA
- a CDS encoding FliM/FliN family flagellar motor switch protein: MTLSVPDIQPMSLIRPTTGKNAFLGSGFSERRLRATLCELLCSRGVDAIEPTEASQDTLCLGDWLAQDIPALWACFVDQNGRGAAYMRVPRSLFDVAFGKFYGGDGAAPELFAAPTATQLRFARRLGDALARAVLGAWPDGTPIDLALGAAHFNPTDIAHEKPEAMFHCVNFDIAIGKAEIAALSLAMSTDMLSTLGTGKSVKSIARSTDSRNLQLSLHPHAGHVPLPVRSVLAHPEIPLARLMQLKIGDVLPIAMPKTVPVTVGNMLFAQASLGEMQGNVALRIDKLGKGTPA; encoded by the coding sequence ATGACGCTGTCCGTTCCTGACATCCAACCAATGTCGCTGATCCGGCCCACTACCGGCAAAAACGCGTTCTTGGGCAGTGGTTTTTCGGAAAGGCGGTTACGCGCAACGCTTTGCGAATTGCTTTGTAGCCGCGGCGTCGATGCGATCGAACCGACTGAAGCAAGCCAGGATACTTTGTGCCTTGGCGACTGGCTGGCGCAGGATATCCCAGCCTTGTGGGCCTGCTTTGTGGACCAGAATGGCAGAGGAGCCGCCTATATGCGGGTACCGCGCAGCTTATTCGACGTGGCATTCGGAAAATTTTACGGCGGTGACGGCGCTGCGCCGGAGCTATTCGCCGCGCCAACAGCCACGCAGCTGCGCTTTGCCCGGCGGCTCGGTGATGCCCTCGCCAGGGCAGTGTTAGGTGCATGGCCCGATGGCACGCCAATCGACCTTGCACTGGGTGCTGCCCATTTCAACCCGACCGACATCGCTCATGAAAAGCCAGAAGCCATGTTCCACTGCGTCAATTTCGATATCGCGATCGGCAAGGCGGAAATAGCGGCTTTAAGCCTGGCTATGTCGACCGATATGTTGTCAACATTGGGTACGGGGAAATCCGTCAAATCCATCGCCCGGTCCACAGATTCTAGAAATTTGCAGCTTAGTTTGCATCCGCATGCGGGCCATGTCCCCTTGCCCGTCCGATCGGTGCTTGCACACCCGGAGATTCCGTTGGCGCGACTAATGCAACTGAAGATCGGCGACGTGCTGCCCATTGCAATGCCGAAAACTGTACCGGTTACTGTTGGCAACATGCTTTTTGCCCAAGCCAGCTTGGGTGAGATGCAGGGGAATGTCGCCCTTCGCATCGATAAGCTAGGCAAAGGAACCCCCGCATGA
- a CDS encoding flagellar basal body-associated FliL family protein, whose product MSKESKDEHKKGGGKKKLTLMLFAGLLLAAGSAGAGIYATGGFTKKTEREDPNWPKLVVRSAEPAEPAPAGEGEGEVPLKVGTVSVPNDRFKVDPSKYEITYIPVEQPFTANLSDGSGFIQIGISLATYYDGKVVANVKRQDVPIRSAVLMILSEQDPAVLSSAQGKQLLQRELARAINGVLREKEGFGGIDNVYFNSLVIQ is encoded by the coding sequence ATGAGTAAGGAATCGAAGGACGAGCATAAAAAGGGGGGCGGGAAAAAGAAGCTGACACTGATGCTATTTGCCGGACTGTTGCTGGCCGCAGGCAGTGCGGGTGCCGGTATCTATGCCACCGGTGGTTTTACGAAGAAAACGGAGCGGGAAGATCCAAACTGGCCGAAACTGGTTGTCCGCAGCGCCGAACCCGCTGAACCGGCTCCCGCAGGCGAAGGGGAGGGAGAGGTACCACTGAAAGTAGGAACCGTATCCGTCCCGAATGATCGGTTCAAGGTCGATCCGTCAAAATATGAAATCACCTATATCCCGGTTGAACAGCCTTTCACCGCGAATCTTTCTGATGGCTCGGGATTCATCCAGATCGGCATCAGCCTGGCCACCTATTATGACGGCAAAGTCGTCGCAAATGTGAAACGTCAGGATGTACCGATCCGTTCGGCCGTTCTTATGATCTTGTCCGAACAGGACCCAGCCGTGCTCTCATCCGCGCAGGGTAAGCAGTTGCTCCAGCGCGAATTGGCGCGCGCCATCAATGGCGTGCTGCGCGAAAAGGAAGGCTTTGGCGGCATCGACAATGTCTATTTCAATAGTCTGGTGATCCAATGA
- a CDS encoding flagellar hook-length control protein FliK has protein sequence MVGPIGRGNHIARHPIKRRQYQLCQRSAGSNACQRSSRNHRANPPFRNAEACARPRTSTTAESAHQSQEARFVVISVMPNTALVSVVSAPPRSLTMISTEMLFEQHLANADQSIEPSAPALPSPVADQISVPTEPASPEVSSILAQPQDLKSQANPDIRVIRKSITKTEKMHIPVEDEMQLTERIMPSPHKLDVLAPIVIAVGDSSNPAAMQTPPKDAMPISATKSSAVPSGEKDGTLDESLGSRATPDFLMHLPGGGRSETRAVSAMEFPSLSPTQALDLCHSGWFEQVARNIVDAKSKGGALMFRLMPPNLGSLEIQLTRHESGLAIEMRTSNENAAQIIASAEPRLTDELRQRGVTISESSVQSGASGDGRHARSAPNPEQLPPFRETEQISHPDEDQRDGRPADRFA, from the coding sequence GTGGTCGGACCGATTGGCCGAGGCAACCACATCGCTCGACATCCCATTAAACGACGCCAATACCAACTGTGCCAACGCAGCGCGGGCAGCAACGCTTGCCAGCGGTCAAGCCGAAATCATCGAGCGAACCCACCATTCCGCAATGCAGAGGCATGCGCGCGACCGCGAACTTCGACAACTGCTGAATCTGCCCATCAATCCCAAGAAGCGAGGTTTGTTGTGATAAGCGTGATGCCGAACACGGCCTTGGTATCGGTCGTCAGCGCGCCGCCGCGAAGCCTGACGATGATTTCGACAGAAATGTTGTTCGAGCAGCATTTGGCAAACGCCGATCAGAGCATTGAGCCAAGTGCGCCCGCGCTTCCGTCGCCCGTTGCGGACCAAATATCTGTACCTACAGAGCCAGCAAGCCCTGAAGTTTCATCCATTTTGGCGCAGCCGCAAGATCTGAAATCGCAGGCCAATCCGGATATTCGAGTGATTCGCAAGTCAATTACGAAAACCGAAAAAATGCATATCCCAGTCGAGGATGAGATGCAGCTCACCGAACGGATAATGCCCTCACCGCACAAACTGGACGTCCTTGCCCCAATAGTCATTGCCGTGGGTGACAGTAGCAATCCTGCAGCTATGCAAACACCACCCAAAGACGCGATGCCAATATCGGCGACAAAATCTTCTGCGGTGCCTTCGGGCGAGAAGGATGGCACATTAGACGAATCACTGGGTTCGCGGGCGACACCGGACTTCTTGATGCATTTACCCGGCGGAGGGCGTTCGGAGACCAGGGCCGTGTCGGCAATGGAATTTCCATCGCTTTCACCAACGCAAGCGCTGGATCTGTGCCATAGCGGCTGGTTCGAGCAAGTCGCCCGAAACATCGTCGACGCGAAATCTAAAGGTGGAGCTCTGATGTTCCGGCTGATGCCGCCGAATCTGGGTAGCCTCGAAATACAGCTCACCCGACACGAATCCGGGCTGGCAATAGAAATGCGGACGAGCAACGAAAACGCAGCGCAAATCATTGCATCGGCAGAGCCTCGCCTAACCGATGAATTGCGTCAACGCGGCGTCACAATCTCTGAATCATCGGTCCAATCTGGAGCCAGTGGCGATGGTCGCCACGCACGAAGCGCGCCAAATCCTGAGCAACTTCCGCCGTTCCGGGAAACTGAACAGATTTCACATCCAGACGAAGATCAGCGCGACGGACGGCCAGCCGACCGCTTTGCCTGA